In one bacterium genomic region, the following are encoded:
- a CDS encoding C25 family cysteine peptidase has protein sequence MKNHLLFIILLSVLFVFPANYSKAGEIKIVEKGPQGLTIEFCPAELQIKKKKIQREFYSTVALADAGVTQEPGKPQLPVQGALIAVPPLARVGWEILEEKIETFDNILICPAPRRILETEDSASFLREEFTLDRTCYAQDHWMPEKPVIIEQEGYLRYQKVARLSIYPVQYNPALQKMRFYKNLKIKITFDNIPQRLRRSITVIRNSDYQPFWGEFEQVLENTLLNYSMEESRQLLSISPEETIRKRKEPSFSELPPLKIAVEQEGLYRISGTDLHSAGWDLNLIIPQKLALSNKGQQVPIKIIGAKDGVFHPDDQIKFWGCPVDSEFTRTNIYWLYQENTAEGLRIQCRNGAFGNAGTAKDYFTEHLHWEENNLYWQTIPDGEGKDHWFWEQLSPPASNNFPMQLYHIAPGDMNCELQLFFQGKTNTSFFPDHHLVISLNGTKVDDFSWDGQIEYLRRIEISQGILQEGSNTVTIEALAQAGNPVDIIYVNWIKLAYPRRFMANDNQLIFSLPGEGVQDVQIDGFTEKELSVFDVDDPCNITALEDITVEKTGPSQYRVKFTDTLKGAQRYAILGIGREKKPLSLELDHVSSLRSERQGADYIMITHSSLYESILPLAEHRRSQGLRVKVVDVQDIYDEFSAGIFTPQAIRDFLKYCFQNWTPPAPLYVLLVGDANMDYLDHFRKGRMNFVPTHIYHTPEIGETPNDNWFVCVNGEDILPDMFLGRISIRTPEEAQKVGEKIISYEQQENQPWHQRALFVAGSGDSSYTDIPDSLAQKFLPGNFELQKVYKGNYADVSLAKEDLKQKISQGCLLTTYTGHGSTDQWSGLFTIKDVASLHNIDKPAFVLTFTCLNGFFPHPEADYCLAEELLRAERKGALACFAPINVEYPANQSNLSAELFDLIFKQKIRRLGVCTTSARINSYVQNKVSANTLQSYMLFGDPATELKGRLGPSAETQILIKPGINVFCLPGKMENSWKVSDLQAYANTQGIELQKISAFDSLHHRWQIGGWQNGGFQGEDFEIIPGQSYILYAEMKNDLTLPLTCSDIYPRYTWGIGSHWINFPAPLHAFTSYDLLEELGEKFISSLQTLDAPGGKWQESYYFFGMPAGKKSRILKDTGYLIEIIDPKNNWRPSVWDEDKVLR, from the coding sequence ATGAAAAATCATCTCCTTTTTATCATCTTATTGAGTGTTCTTTTCGTTTTTCCCGCCAATTACAGTAAAGCGGGTGAAATAAAAATCGTCGAAAAAGGGCCGCAGGGTCTGACGATTGAATTTTGTCCCGCCGAGCTTCAAATCAAGAAGAAAAAAATACAACGGGAATTTTATTCCACTGTCGCTCTCGCTGATGCAGGAGTGACTCAGGAACCAGGTAAACCGCAGCTTCCCGTGCAAGGGGCCTTGATCGCAGTGCCTCCATTGGCCAGAGTCGGTTGGGAAATCCTGGAAGAGAAGATAGAGACTTTCGATAACATTCTTATTTGTCCTGCTCCCAGGCGGATTCTTGAGACAGAAGATAGTGCATCTTTCCTGCGGGAAGAATTTACTCTTGACCGCACATGCTATGCCCAGGACCATTGGATGCCGGAGAAGCCGGTTATTATTGAGCAGGAAGGATATCTCAGGTACCAGAAAGTTGCCCGCTTATCTATCTATCCTGTTCAGTATAATCCTGCCTTACAAAAGATGCGGTTTTACAAAAATCTCAAAATAAAAATCACCTTTGACAATATCCCTCAAAGACTCAGGAGATCAATCACCGTAATAAGAAATTCTGATTATCAGCCCTTCTGGGGAGAATTCGAACAGGTCTTGGAGAATACTTTACTGAATTACTCGATGGAGGAAAGCAGGCAATTATTGTCTATTTCCCCGGAAGAAACGATAAGAAAAAGAAAAGAGCCTTCTTTTTCCGAGTTGCCTCCCCTGAAAATTGCGGTTGAGCAGGAAGGACTCTACCGAATTTCCGGAACCGACTTACACAGCGCGGGATGGGACCTTAACCTGATTATTCCGCAAAAATTAGCTCTCTCCAATAAGGGACAGCAGGTCCCCATCAAAATCATCGGGGCGAAAGATGGTGTATTTCATCCCGATGATCAGATTAAATTCTGGGGATGTCCGGTTGATTCCGAGTTTACCAGAACAAATATCTATTGGTTGTATCAGGAGAATACAGCAGAAGGGCTGAGAATCCAATGCCGTAACGGTGCATTCGGCAACGCCGGAACAGCGAAGGATTACTTCACGGAGCATCTTCACTGGGAAGAAAATAACCTCTATTGGCAAACCATTCCCGATGGAGAAGGGAAAGACCATTGGTTTTGGGAACAGCTTTCACCTCCGGCCAGCAATAATTTCCCCATGCAACTTTACCATATTGCCCCTGGCGATATGAATTGTGAGTTACAGCTTTTTTTTCAGGGGAAGACTAATACTTCCTTCTTTCCGGATCATCATCTGGTCATTTCCCTGAATGGCACAAAAGTAGACGATTTTTCCTGGGATGGGCAAATCGAATATTTACGACGGATAGAAATTTCTCAGGGAATTTTACAGGAAGGAAGCAATACAGTCACCATCGAAGCCTTGGCGCAGGCAGGGAATCCGGTCGATATCATCTATGTAAATTGGATTAAGCTTGCTTATCCAAGACGTTTCATGGCCAATGATAACCAGTTGATTTTTTCTCTGCCGGGAGAGGGGGTGCAGGATGTCCAGATAGACGGGTTCACTGAAAAGGAACTGTCTGTCTTTGATGTCGATGATCCCTGCAATATCACCGCACTAGAAGACATTACCGTTGAAAAAACCGGTCCTTCACAATACCGGGTGAAATTCACTGATACCCTCAAAGGGGCTCAACGGTATGCAATACTCGGTATCGGGAGAGAAAAGAAACCCCTTTCCCTTGAACTGGATCACGTGAGCAGCTTACGATCGGAGCGACAGGGTGCAGATTACATCATGATAACTCATTCTTCCTTGTATGAAAGCATTCTGCCCCTGGCTGAGCATAGAAGATCTCAGGGACTGCGGGTGAAGGTGGTAGATGTGCAGGATATATACGACGAATTTTCCGCCGGGATATTTACCCCTCAGGCAATCCGGGATTTTTTGAAATATTGCTTCCAGAATTGGACTCCTCCAGCCCCATTGTATGTATTACTGGTAGGCGATGCGAATATGGATTATCTGGATCATTTTCGAAAAGGAAGAATGAACTTTGTTCCCACCCACATCTATCATACTCCTGAAATTGGAGAAACTCCAAATGATAATTGGTTTGTGTGTGTCAATGGCGAAGATATTTTGCCAGACATGTTCTTAGGCAGAATATCGATCCGAACCCCGGAAGAGGCTCAAAAAGTCGGCGAAAAGATTATCTCCTACGAACAACAGGAAAACCAGCCCTGGCATCAAAGAGCGCTTTTTGTGGCGGGAAGTGGAGATTCGTCGTATACCGATATCCCCGATAGCCTTGCTCAAAAATTTTTGCCCGGCAATTTTGAGCTTCAGAAAGTCTATAAGGGTAATTATGCTGATGTCTCCCTGGCCAAAGAGGATTTAAAGCAAAAAATTTCTCAAGGGTGTTTACTTACTACCTATACCGGCCATGGCAGTACCGATCAATGGTCAGGTCTATTTACGATAAAAGACGTCGCAAGTCTCCACAATATCGATAAGCCTGCTTTTGTTCTTACCTTTACCTGTTTGAATGGTTTTTTCCCCCACCCCGAGGCAGATTACTGCCTGGCGGAAGAGCTGCTGCGGGCGGAAAGAAAGGGGGCTTTGGCCTGTTTTGCTCCCATCAATGTAGAATATCCTGCAAATCAAAGCAATTTAAGTGCAGAGCTGTTTGATCTTATTTTCAAACAAAAGATAAGACGGTTGGGCGTTTGTACTACATCCGCCCGTATTAATTCATATGTCCAGAATAAAGTTTCGGCGAACACGCTTCAATCATATATGCTTTTTGGCGACCCCGCTACTGAACTGAAAGGCAGATTGGGACCATCGGCAGAGACACAGATACTGATTAAACCCGGGATTAATGTATTCTGTTTACCCGGCAAGATGGAAAATTCATGGAAGGTGTCAGATCTTCAGGCATATGCGAATACTCAGGGAATCGAGCTGCAAAAAATTTCAGCCTTCGATTCTCTTCACCACCGATGGCAAATCGGAGGTTGGCAGAACGGAGGTTTCCAGGGGGAAGATTTTGAAATTATACCCGGACAAAGCTACATCCTTTACGCTGAGATGAAAAATGACCTGACCCTACCCCTTACCTGCTCAGATATTTATCCCCGCTATACATGGGGAATAGGCTCTCATTGGATAAATTTCCCCGCACCCCTTCATGCTTTTACCTCATATGATCTTCTCGAAGAATTAGGCGAAAAATTTATTTCGAGTCTGCAAACCCTCGATGCTCCAGGAGGAAAGTGGCAGGAAAGCTATTACTTCTTCGGTATGCCTGCTGGAAAAAAATCCCGGATTCTGAAAGATACAGGATACCTTATTGAAATTATCGACCCGAAAAATAATTGGCGGCCCAGTGTGTGGGATGAAGATAAGGTATTGAGGTGA
- a CDS encoding cyclic nucleotide-binding domain-containing protein codes for MWDIEQLKEIKLFKDLSIAELESVSSIARLQTFKAGEIIIKENEIGKHLYAVIEGSVRISKLIAAGEKVTFTTLKKGSFFGELSLLTQKAHSATAEAMEDTRVMVISKIDFDRFIEATPQAGFKIFKVIIGEISELLKQMNNRFIDMMGYMWH; via the coding sequence ATGTGGGATATCGAGCAATTAAAGGAAATCAAGCTTTTTAAAGACTTAAGTATTGCAGAATTAGAGAGTGTCAGTAGCATCGCCAGGCTGCAAACCTTTAAGGCCGGAGAGATAATCATCAAAGAGAATGAGATTGGCAAGCATCTGTATGCGGTTATTGAAGGATCGGTGAGAATCAGCAAACTGATTGCAGCGGGTGAGAAGGTGACTTTTACTACCCTGAAAAAGGGAAGTTTCTTTGGAGAGTTGTCGCTTCTGACCCAGAAAGCCCATTCAGCTACAGCCGAGGCCATGGAAGATACCAGGGTAATGGTCATCAGTAAAATTGACTTTGATCGGTTCATTGAAGCGACCCCCCAGGCCGGATTCAAGATTTTCAAAGTTATTATCGGGGAAATCAGTGAACTGCTCAAGCAGATGAATAACCGGTTTATCGACATGATGGGTTATATGTGGCATTGA
- the fdhF gene encoding formate dehydrogenase subunit alpha: MEEKKIYLSINGKEVASGPSQTILEVARENTIFIPTLCDCRDLSPFGACRLCLVEVAGLPKLVPACSTIVAPGMKIRTESEKIDKYRKLIVEMLLSDHKPDCMFCEKSGDCLLQDLAYQYGLKDSRLAGEQRAGIIDDSNPFIERDNSKCILCGRCVRVCDEVQGVSAIGFVGRGFQTRIGTPFDRKLNCEFCGQCIASCPVGALTNKPSRQRGRKWQTKWVKTVCPYCGCGCNLTLHIKDNKIVSLHSDSTTVNEGYLCSKGRFGYEFVHHPDRLQFPLIRKNGQLVRAGWDEALNLVATKFQDIKSQHGNRSLAGLSSAKCTNEENYLFQKFIRAVLGTNNVDHCARLUHASTVAGLATSFGSGAMTNSIAEIGQAKVILVIGSNTTEAHPIVGLQVKKAVRKNGGKLIVADPRPIPLTRIADIWLQLRPGTNVALLNGMMKVIIDEGLADQQFIAERTEGYEEFQKTIGHYDLDRVSQITGVPASLIRDAARIYAQAESSSILYAMGVTQHSSGTDQVISIANLAMLTGNVGKENAGVNPLRGQNNVQGACDMGCLPNVLPGYQNISDPQILGKFEEKWGVSLSNKPGLTVTEIFHGALSGEIKGLYIMGENPMLSDPDLHKVEKALHALDFLVVQDIFLTETAKLADVVLPAVSFAEKEGTVTNTERRVQKMNKAVQTSGEGMEDWKIISELAARMGYPLGYRCAEEIFQEIADLTPSYGGMTYQRIEQSGGLQWPCPSIQHPGTKFLHHRRFARGLGKFKPVEYTPAAELADADYPFTLTTGRRLFHYHTGSMSRRVAPLHEIYPEGYLEISEQDAQAISITSNDEVLVKSRRGEVRVKALITDRLPAGVVFLPFHFHESPANALTNSAIDPVAKIPELKVCAVKIERLARGD; encoded by the coding sequence ATGGAAGAAAAAAAAATATACCTGTCCATCAACGGCAAAGAAGTTGCCTCCGGTCCTTCCCAGACCATTCTGGAAGTTGCCAGAGAGAATACTATCTTTATTCCCACCCTGTGTGACTGCCGGGACCTGAGCCCATTCGGCGCCTGCCGGCTCTGCCTGGTGGAAGTGGCAGGGCTGCCCAAGCTCGTTCCGGCCTGCTCTACTATTGTCGCGCCGGGAATGAAAATCAGGACCGAATCGGAAAAGATCGATAAATATCGAAAGCTGATTGTTGAAATGCTCCTCTCCGATCATAAGCCGGATTGTATGTTTTGTGAAAAATCCGGTGACTGCCTGCTGCAGGATCTGGCCTATCAATACGGTTTAAAAGACAGCCGGCTGGCAGGGGAGCAAAGAGCAGGCATAATCGATGATTCCAACCCGTTTATCGAGCGGGACAACAGCAAATGCATTCTCTGCGGACGGTGCGTCCGTGTCTGTGACGAGGTGCAGGGAGTTTCAGCTATCGGTTTTGTCGGGCGGGGATTTCAGACCCGGATCGGTACTCCTTTTGACCGGAAATTAAACTGTGAGTTTTGTGGTCAGTGTATCGCCTCCTGTCCCGTGGGTGCCCTGACGAATAAGCCTTCACGGCAGAGAGGAAGGAAATGGCAGACCAAATGGGTTAAAACTGTCTGTCCTTACTGTGGATGCGGCTGCAATCTGACCCTTCATATCAAGGACAATAAGATCGTCAGCCTTCATTCAGACAGCACCACGGTAAACGAGGGCTATCTGTGCAGCAAGGGCAGGTTTGGCTATGAATTTGTCCACCATCCCGATCGCTTGCAGTTTCCTCTCATCAGAAAGAACGGCCAGCTCGTCCGGGCAGGATGGGATGAGGCCCTGAATCTGGTGGCCACAAAATTTCAGGACATTAAAAGCCAGCATGGAAACAGGAGCCTGGCAGGCTTAAGCTCGGCCAAGTGCACCAACGAAGAAAATTATCTCTTTCAGAAATTTATCAGGGCGGTCCTTGGCACCAATAATGTCGATCATTGCGCCCGGCTCTGACACGCTTCTACCGTGGCTGGTCTAGCCACATCATTCGGCAGCGGAGCAATGACCAATTCAATCGCCGAGATCGGTCAGGCCAAGGTGATTCTGGTGATCGGTTCCAATACAACCGAAGCCCATCCCATCGTCGGCCTTCAGGTGAAAAAAGCGGTCAGAAAGAATGGCGGCAAACTGATCGTGGCTGACCCACGGCCTATTCCCCTGACCCGGATAGCCGATATCTGGCTGCAGCTGCGGCCGGGAACAAACGTGGCCCTGCTCAACGGGATGATGAAGGTGATTATCGATGAAGGGCTTGCCGATCAGCAATTCATTGCCGAGCGTACCGAAGGCTACGAGGAATTCCAGAAGACGATCGGCCATTATGACCTGGACAGGGTTTCGCAGATAACCGGCGTTCCCGCTTCCCTGATCCGGGACGCTGCCCGCATCTATGCACAGGCTGAAAGCTCATCCATACTCTACGCTATGGGGGTCACCCAGCACAGCTCCGGCACCGATCAGGTTATTTCCATTGCCAATCTGGCCATGTTGACCGGCAATGTAGGCAAAGAAAATGCCGGGGTCAATCCGCTCAGGGGGCAGAATAATGTCCAGGGTGCCTGCGACATGGGATGCCTGCCCAATGTCCTGCCGGGCTATCAGAATATCTCCGATCCTCAGATTCTGGGTAAGTTTGAAGAAAAATGGGGTGTATCGTTATCCAATAAACCGGGCCTGACAGTTACCGAGATATTTCATGGAGCCCTGAGCGGTGAGATCAAAGGACTTTACATCATGGGTGAAAACCCGATGCTGAGCGACCCCGATCTTCACAAGGTGGAGAAAGCGCTCCATGCTCTCGATTTTCTGGTAGTCCAGGATATCTTTCTGACTGAAACCGCCAAACTGGCGGATGTTGTTTTACCGGCAGTAAGCTTTGCCGAAAAGGAGGGTACGGTAACCAATACCGAACGAAGGGTCCAGAAGATGAATAAGGCCGTGCAGACATCCGGAGAGGGGATGGAGGATTGGAAAATCATCAGTGAGCTGGCCGCCCGGATGGGTTATCCCCTGGGCTACCGCTGCGCTGAGGAGATTTTCCAGGAAATAGCCGACCTGACTCCAAGCTATGGAGGGATGACCTACCAGAGGATAGAGCAATCGGGAGGCCTCCAGTGGCCCTGCCCCAGTATCCAGCATCCGGGAACAAAGTTCCTGCACCATCGCCGCTTTGCCAGGGGGCTGGGCAAGTTCAAGCCGGTGGAATACACACCTGCGGCTGAGCTGGCTGATGCTGACTATCCTTTTACCCTGACCACGGGAAGGAGGCTGTTTCACTATCATACGGGGTCGATGTCCCGGCGGGTAGCTCCCCTGCACGAAATTTATCCGGAAGGGTACCTGGAAATCAGTGAGCAGGATGCCCAGGCTATCAGTATTACCTCCAATGATGAGGTTTTAGTAAAGTCCAGGAGGGGAGAGGTGCGGGTGAAAGCCCTGATCACTGACAGGCTGCCTGCAGGAGTGGTGTTTCTTCCCTTCCATTTTCATGAGTCCCCGGCAAATGCTTTGACCAATTCAGCTATCGATCCTGTAGCTAAGATTCCGGAATTGAAGGTCTGTGCGGTAAAGATTGAAAGGCTTGCCAGGGGAGATTGA
- the nuoE gene encoding NADH-quinone oxidoreductase subunit NuoE: MNPKLDLTNVATLLKDYKQKKGALIPVLQKIQEYYTYIPEAAVDLVAETLNVPASEIYGVITFYAQFYTRPRGRHVIRVCRGTACHVKGSKTVLEIIKDKLGLKEGDTTEDLQFTLETVGCLGACALAPVIVIDGTYYDKVTAQKIDDILHRLSQSAGQQSHASPAEAEAAGEL; encoded by the coding sequence ATGAATCCCAAATTAGATTTGACCAATGTAGCCACCCTGTTAAAGGACTATAAGCAGAAGAAGGGAGCACTTATCCCCGTTCTGCAAAAAATTCAGGAATATTACACCTATATTCCCGAGGCTGCCGTTGACCTTGTAGCCGAGACATTAAACGTCCCGGCCAGTGAAATCTATGGAGTTATTACCTTTTATGCCCAATTTTACACCCGTCCGCGAGGCAGGCATGTGATCAGGGTCTGCCGGGGAACAGCATGCCATGTAAAGGGGAGCAAGACGGTCCTGGAGATCATCAAAGATAAACTGGGGCTCAAGGAAGGAGATACCACCGAGGATCTGCAATTCACGCTGGAGACAGTAGGCTGTCTGGGTGCATGTGCCCTGGCTCCGGTGATAGTGATTGATGGCACGTATTATGACAAAGTTACTGCCCAGAAGATAGACGATATTTTACATCGGCTCTCTCAGAGTGCCGGGCAACAATCTCATGCTTCACCTGCCGAAGCGGAAGCAGCAGGTGAGTTATGA
- a CDS encoding PqqD family peptide modification chaperone: MNEAGYCIVSLCDGHTSVKEIAQLISRQYGISFDSSCSDVKTFIRQLAQDGFLSASDPTHRENNLFGKLSPGLRKINLNITERCNLRCRHCAVTDGREKRDYLSTEQIFRIIDEAQESGNCFLTLGGGEPLMREDCIKILSYAAPRVKTGLNTNATLIDDYLAGVLADLGVSLQISLDGPGEFIHDFIRGKGAFGKTLQAIDLLIGKGAGKRIAFCVTISRNNIEYIPDILALASEKGISSLRFVPIQAMGSARVHWDKLALSTRDYTKFYTYMYQKVPSLFPGFHISPGFHGFLLYFSAGQTMWCQIGEILALDAQGWLYPCPLLMEPEFRLGKIQKMSLQQAVESEKMAEIQEVCRRRKDDISRCRACAWHHFCQAGCAGTVYQSKGTFHEVDDLCELRQKMYPQTIFGLAAEKCSSSGSGHKWENIRENACN; this comes from the coding sequence ATCAATGAAGCGGGATATTGTATTGTATCCCTGTGCGATGGTCACACGAGTGTAAAGGAAATTGCCCAGCTAATCAGCCGGCAGTATGGCATATCCTTTGATTCTTCATGTTCGGATGTAAAAACATTTATCAGGCAGTTGGCTCAAGATGGCTTTTTATCGGCTTCTGATCCAACTCACAGAGAGAACAATCTTTTTGGAAAGCTCTCCCCTGGCCTCCGGAAAATAAATTTGAATATCACGGAACGGTGTAATCTCCGATGCAGACATTGTGCGGTAACAGATGGCAGAGAAAAGAGAGATTACCTGAGTACAGAGCAGATTTTCAGAATCATAGACGAAGCCCAAGAATCCGGGAATTGTTTTTTAACTCTTGGCGGGGGAGAGCCTCTCATGCGAGAGGACTGCATCAAGATACTTTCTTATGCAGCCCCAAGAGTCAAAACCGGTTTGAATACCAATGCAACCTTAATAGATGATTACCTGGCCGGTGTTTTGGCCGATCTTGGTGTAAGTCTACAGATCAGTCTTGACGGCCCCGGGGAGTTTATCCATGATTTCATACGGGGTAAGGGTGCTTTTGGTAAGACATTACAGGCTATAGACCTTCTCATCGGCAAGGGTGCCGGAAAAAGAATCGCTTTTTGTGTAACGATCAGCAGGAATAACATTGAGTATATCCCTGATATTCTCGCCCTGGCCTCCGAGAAAGGGATATCCTCTTTACGATTTGTCCCGATCCAGGCCATGGGTTCAGCCAGGGTGCACTGGGATAAGTTAGCCCTGTCCACGCGGGATTACACAAAATTTTATACCTATATGTATCAGAAGGTCCCCTCTCTGTTCCCTGGGTTTCACATCAGCCCCGGGTTTCACGGCTTCTTGCTTTATTTTTCGGCAGGCCAAACCATGTGGTGTCAGATTGGGGAAATACTTGCCCTAGACGCACAGGGATGGCTTTATCCCTGTCCTTTGCTCATGGAGCCGGAATTTAGATTGGGTAAAATCCAGAAGATGAGCTTGCAGCAAGCTGTTGAGTCAGAAAAGATGGCAGAAATACAAGAGGTGTGCCGCAGGCGTAAGGATGATATCTCTCGATGCAGGGCCTGTGCATGGCACCACTTCTGTCAAGCGGGATGCGCGGGCACAGTTTATCAATCAAAAGGCACATTCCATGAGGTTGACGATCTTTGTGAATTAAGACAGAAGATGTATCCGCAGACAATTTTTGGCCTGGCTGCCGAAAAGTGCAGCTCATCAGGATCAGGTCATAAATGGGAAAATATACGGGAAAATGCGTGTAATTGA
- a CDS encoding molecular chaperone TorD family protein: MIKDNMILQLRNLQLFLNGSELASLRLEYYKVYGQLLESPPEKLINLVDIEENVEALNKEYLDLFIRPNVKYVPSCGSDYRKKRKGKKGKVLHFLTGNAREDKKPDDHFLIGLNYMRFLIEREKRQWQRRNYLMAVNLLHQQQDYLLGHLNWLPDLCAEIQKKTTSRFYHDLASNLENFFQLEKLLLEIILLKRAGVLN; this comes from the coding sequence ATGATAAAGGATAATATGATACTTCAGCTCAGAAACTTGCAGCTTTTCCTGAATGGCTCTGAACTTGCCTCCCTTCGCCTCGAATATTACAAAGTCTACGGTCAGCTCCTCGAATCTCCGCCTGAGAAATTAATAAATCTTGTGGACATTGAGGAAAATGTCGAGGCATTAAACAAGGAATACCTGGATTTATTTATCCGCCCCAATGTCAAATACGTTCCCTCCTGTGGTTCGGATTACCGGAAAAAAAGGAAGGGGAAGAAGGGGAAGGTCCTTCATTTTCTGACAGGCAATGCCAGGGAAGACAAAAAACCGGATGATCATTTTCTGATCGGTTTGAACTATATGCGGTTTTTAATCGAAAGAGAAAAGCGGCAGTGGCAGAGAAGAAATTACCTGATGGCGGTAAACCTTCTACATCAGCAGCAGGACTATCTTCTCGGCCACCTTAACTGGCTGCCCGATCTGTGTGCGGAGATTCAAAAGAAAACGACATCCCGGTTTTACCATGATCTTGCCTCGAACCTTGAAAACTTTTTTCAACTCGAAAAGCTCCTTCTGGAGATCATCCTTCTGAAAAGAGCTGGGGTACTGAATTGA
- the nuoF gene encoding NADH-quinone oxidoreductase subunit NuoF gives MRRITSREEFDRIKKELEELFNQNKKRIIVCKGTGCSAFGSAKVIEAFEHEIEKAGLSDMVEVKKTGCHGFCEKGPIVAILPEDIFYHQVSVEDVPDIIELTIKKGELIDKLLYKDPRTKQKYVYTHDVPFYAKQKRIVFHHNGLIDPTRITDYIGVGGYEAFVKAIFEMTPEQVIEEVKKSGLRGRGGGGFLTGLKWEFCSKAKGEPKYLICNADEGDPGAFMDRSLLEGNPHLVLEGMLIAGYAIGSHHGYIYVRAEYPLAIANLKTAIAQSKELGILGQNILGTDFSFDVLIKEGAGAFVCGEETALMASIEGKRGMPRPRPPFPAHKGLWGKPSNINNVETFANVPFIITKGSQWYAEIGTEKSKGTKIFALAGKVNNTGLVEVPMGITLREVVFDIGGGPPKGRKFKAVQLGGPSGGCIAEDNLDAPIDYDSLISLGAIMGSGGMVVMDTANCMVDVARFFLEFIQSESCGKCVPCRVGTKRMLEIVTRITEGRGEESDLELLKELAEGIKATALCGLGQTAPNPVLSTMRYFADEYRAHILEKRCPAHVCSALIKFEIAQDLCKKCGICKKMCPAGAVSWMPKTVAAIDKNLCIQCKTCIENCPAQAIQ, from the coding sequence ATGAGAAGAATTACGAGCCGAGAGGAATTTGACCGGATAAAAAAAGAGCTGGAAGAGCTATTTAACCAGAACAAAAAGAGGATCATCGTTTGCAAAGGCACCGGATGCAGTGCCTTTGGCAGTGCCAAAGTTATTGAAGCCTTTGAGCATGAGATAGAAAAAGCGGGGCTATCGGACATGGTGGAGGTCAAAAAGACCGGCTGTCATGGTTTTTGTGAAAAAGGCCCCATTGTAGCCATACTGCCTGAGGATATCTTTTATCACCAGGTATCGGTGGAAGATGTCCCTGATATCATTGAGCTGACCATTAAAAAGGGTGAGCTTATCGATAAATTATTATACAAGGATCCAAGAACAAAACAGAAATATGTCTATACCCACGACGTTCCCTTTTACGCCAAGCAAAAGAGGATAGTTTTTCACCACAACGGTCTCATTGATCCTACCAGGATTACGGACTACATCGGTGTTGGAGGATACGAAGCCTTCGTAAAAGCTATCTTTGAGATGACTCCTGAGCAGGTTATCGAGGAAGTAAAAAAGTCAGGCCTTCGCGGCCGGGGTGGCGGGGGATTTTTAACCGGCCTCAAGTGGGAATTTTGCTCGAAAGCCAAGGGAGAGCCCAAGTATTTAATCTGTAATGCTGACGAAGGAGATCCGGGTGCTTTTATGGACCGGAGCCTGCTGGAAGGCAATCCTCACCTGGTGCTCGAAGGGATGCTGATTGCTGGCTATGCTATCGGCTCACACCACGGCTATATTTATGTCAGGGCTGAATACCCTCTGGCTATTGCCAATCTCAAGACAGCTATAGCCCAAAGCAAAGAACTTGGGATTTTGGGGCAGAATATCCTGGGGACAGACTTCTCTTTTGATGTCCTGATAAAAGAAGGGGCAGGGGCTTTTGTCTGCGGTGAAGAGACGGCCCTGATGGCCTCTATCGAAGGGAAACGGGGCATGCCCCGGCCCAGACCGCCATTTCCAGCCCATAAGGGATTATGGGGTAAGCCGTCGAATATCAATAATGTCGAAACCTTTGCCAATGTTCCTTTTATTATTACTAAAGGTTCTCAGTGGTATGCGGAAATCGGCACCGAGAAGAGCAAGGGGACGAAAATTTTCGCCCTGGCAGGGAAGGTCAATAATACGGGACTGGTGGAAGTTCCGATGGGCATTACCTTGCGGGAGGTCGTTTTCGATATCGGCGGCGGCCCCCCGAAGGGGAGGAAATTCAAGGCAGTACAGCTTGGCGGTCCATCGGGCGGCTGTATCGCCGAGGACAACCTCGATGCTCCCATCGATTATGACTCTCTGATCAGCCTGGGAGCCATTATGGGTTCGGGCGGTATGGTGGTCATGGATACGGCAAACTGCATGGTTGATGTAGCCCGGTTTTTCCTGGAGTTCATCCAAAGCGAGTCCTGTGGAAAATGTGTGCCCTGCCGTGTTGGAACCAAAAGGATGCTCGAGATCGTCACCCGAATTACCGAGGGCAGGGGGGAGGAATCGGATCTGGAATTACTCAAGGAGCTTGCGGAAGGGATAAAAGCTACTGCCCTTTGTGGACTTGGGCAGACGGCACCCAATCCGGTTTTGAGTACCATGCGGTATTTTGCGGATGAATACCGGGCTCATATTCTCGAAAAGCGGTGCCCGGCTCACGTTTGCAGTGCACTTATCAAGTTTGAAATCGCTCAGGATCTTTGCAAAAAATGCGGCATTTGTAAAAAAATGTGTCCGGCAGGTGCGGTCAGCTGGATGCCGAAAACGGTAGCGGCCATTGACAAAAATCTCTGCATTCAATGCAAAACCTGTATCGAAAACTGTCCTGCCCAGGCAATACAGTAA